One Sphaerisporangium krabiense DNA segment encodes these proteins:
- a CDS encoding NAD(P)/FAD-dependent oxidoreductase: MSPTGRHTASTLGPISKVVVIGGGYAGTLAANHLRMRADVEITLVNPRPQFVERIRLHQLVAGTGQATLDYGTLLGEGIRLVVDSATRIDTAARTVRLASGRTLDYDYLVYAVGSTGALPSSVPGAVEHAWAIAELESARRLRARLEDLPLDAPVTVVGGGLTGIETAAELTEQGRRPTLVCGGILAPSLSAPARRSTAKWLSRHGVTVLQEVMVREVGPDAVVLGDGTVRDSALTIWAGGFAVPELAAASGLRTDAVGRLLTDETLTSLDDERIVAAGDAAAPSDQPLRMSSYAAGPLGAQAAATVLSRIAGTAPAVIDLGFTGSCVSLGRRAGLRQFARKDDSTTNIYFDGRLGAAYKEMVLKWSVSKIRREARKPGSISWIKGGPRPEQPASATRVITSP, from the coding sequence CGTCGAGATCACGCTGGTCAATCCCCGCCCGCAGTTCGTCGAACGGATCCGGCTGCACCAACTGGTCGCCGGCACCGGCCAGGCCACCCTCGACTACGGCACGCTGCTCGGCGAAGGCATCCGGCTCGTCGTCGACAGCGCCACGCGCATCGACACCGCCGCCCGCACGGTGCGCCTGGCCTCAGGACGCACGCTGGACTACGACTACCTCGTCTACGCGGTCGGCAGCACCGGGGCCCTGCCGTCCTCGGTGCCCGGCGCCGTCGAACACGCGTGGGCCATCGCCGAACTTGAGTCCGCGCGGCGGCTGCGTGCCAGGCTGGAGGATCTGCCCCTCGACGCTCCGGTCACGGTGGTCGGCGGCGGGCTGACCGGCATCGAGACGGCCGCCGAGCTGACCGAGCAAGGACGCCGGCCCACGCTGGTGTGCGGCGGGATCCTGGCGCCGTCCCTGAGCGCGCCGGCGCGCCGGTCGACGGCCAAGTGGCTGTCCCGGCACGGTGTCACGGTGCTGCAGGAGGTCATGGTGCGCGAGGTCGGGCCGGACGCGGTCGTGTTGGGGGACGGCACGGTGCGCGACAGCGCGCTGACCATCTGGGCGGGCGGTTTCGCGGTGCCGGAGTTGGCCGCCGCCAGTGGGCTGCGCACCGACGCGGTGGGCCGGCTGCTCACCGACGAGACGCTGACCAGCCTTGACGACGAGCGCATCGTCGCGGCCGGGGACGCCGCCGCGCCGTCGGACCAGCCGCTGCGGATGAGCTCCTACGCCGCAGGGCCGCTCGGCGCACAGGCCGCCGCCACCGTGCTGAGCCGCATCGCCGGGACGGCCCCCGCGGTGATCGACCTGGGCTTCACCGGGTCGTGTGTCAGCCTCGGCCGGCGCGCCGGCCTGCGGCAGTTCGCGCGCAAGGACGACAGCACGACGAATATCTACTTCGACGGCCGCCTGGGCGCGGCCTACAAGGAGATGGTCCTCAAGTGGTCGGTGTCCAAGATCCGCCGCGAGGCCCGCAAGCCGGGCTCCATCAGCTGGATCAAGGGCGGCCCGCGCCCCGAGCAGCCGGCCTCCGCCACGCGAGTGATCACGTCCCCGTGA
- a CDS encoding alpha/beta hydrolase, with protein MNFVVSLVIGAVTALAPVTTTPLSWQDCGDGLQCAQIKVPADWTRRSGPEVAIGLAKLPAQDQARKKGVVLVDTGGPGEQIALLRQARRSFADLTRWFDVVIFDPRGFGESTPIKCPVPAPFATEWVFPDKAAYEAYAAKNRAFGEACAEEAGVLSGNLNSWQIAHDMEAIRKALGPAKLTYLGNSYGTVLGQAYAELFPRRVGRMYLDSVFDHTTPDLRTWLRPRATALEGAFERFAAWCRRTSACALHDKDPVAVWDEVMAKARSEPIPAPEAGPEVRISDTQIASRAFFTYEDTWEGLAAGLARAQAGDASFFARVEGAPDPDLSRVVLCADLPYPGYDKLKKLEGELRRDTPHIGWRAVWPIANHCAGLPPTRTYAPHPIKAPGLPPVLIAGGEYDDTTPTADGRRLAAQLPHARFLPATGGHALYLTGHPCVREHVHHYLTTGKMPPQGTSCGPAK; from the coding sequence ATGAACTTCGTCGTATCGCTCGTCATCGGCGCGGTCACCGCCCTCGCTCCGGTCACGACCACTCCACTGTCGTGGCAGGACTGCGGGGACGGCCTGCAGTGCGCGCAGATCAAGGTGCCGGCCGACTGGACCCGCCGGTCAGGGCCGGAGGTGGCGATCGGTCTCGCCAAGCTGCCCGCCCAGGATCAGGCTCGCAAGAAGGGCGTGGTCCTGGTCGACACCGGCGGGCCCGGCGAGCAGATCGCGCTGCTCCGCCAGGCCAGGCGGTCCTTCGCCGATCTGACCCGATGGTTCGACGTGGTGATCTTCGACCCGCGCGGGTTCGGCGAATCCACCCCCATCAAGTGCCCGGTTCCGGCGCCGTTCGCCACCGAATGGGTGTTCCCCGACAAGGCGGCCTACGAGGCGTACGCCGCGAAGAACCGCGCGTTCGGGGAAGCATGCGCCGAAGAAGCCGGCGTGCTGTCGGGCAACCTCAACTCCTGGCAGATCGCGCACGACATGGAGGCGATCAGAAAGGCGCTCGGCCCAGCCAAGCTGACCTATCTGGGCAACTCGTACGGCACCGTGCTCGGACAGGCGTATGCCGAGTTGTTCCCCCGGCGGGTCGGCCGCATGTACCTCGACAGCGTCTTCGACCACACCACCCCCGACCTGCGCACGTGGCTGCGACCGCGGGCCACGGCCCTGGAGGGGGCCTTCGAACGCTTCGCCGCCTGGTGCCGCCGCACCAGCGCCTGCGCGCTGCACGACAAGGATCCGGTGGCCGTCTGGGACGAGGTGATGGCCAAGGCCCGCAGCGAGCCCATCCCCGCTCCCGAGGCCGGTCCCGAGGTCCGTATCAGCGACACCCAGATCGCCTCCCGTGCCTTCTTCACCTACGAGGACACCTGGGAGGGCCTGGCCGCCGGGCTGGCGCGCGCACAAGCCGGTGACGCCTCGTTCTTCGCCAGGGTGGAAGGCGCTCCGGACCCGGACCTGTCCCGCGTCGTCCTCTGCGCGGACCTCCCCTACCCCGGCTACGACAAGCTCAAGAAGCTGGAGGGCGAGCTGCGCCGCGACACGCCCCACATCGGCTGGCGAGCCGTCTGGCCGATCGCCAACCACTGCGCCGGCCTGCCACCGACGAGAACGTACGCGCCCCACCCCATCAAGGCGCCAGGCCTGCCGCCGGTGCTCATCGCGGGCGGCGAGTACGACGACACCACCCCGACCGCCGACGGCCGCCGCCTGGCCGCCCAACTCCCCCACGCCCGCTTCCTCCCGGCCACCGGCGGCCACGCCCTCTACCTCACCGGCCACCCCTGCGTACGCGAACACGTGCACCACTACCTGACCACAGGCAAGATGCCTCCCCAGGGCACCTCCTGCGGCCCCGCGAAGTAG